A region of Ictidomys tridecemlineatus isolate mIctTri1 unplaced genomic scaffold, mIctTri1.hap1 Scaffold_693, whole genome shotgun sequence DNA encodes the following proteins:
- the LOC144374434 gene encoding TATA box-binding protein-associated factor RNA polymerase I subunit A-like — translation MSDFSEELTKTISEDDQVETSVLTGTGMYFPWLQKHLETVVTGGKKKKDFAQTTSACLNFIQEALLKHEWQQAAEYMNSCLQILKDSDTYKKHAAPEVTWRLGSEILFYHPKSNVETFNTFADRMKNIGVLNYVKISLQHALYLMHHGMLEDANRNLSQAETWRYGEKSSSQEILINLVQAYKGLLQYYTWSKKKAELSKLDE, via the exons ATGAGTGATTTCAGTGAAGAATTGACAAAGACCATTTCAGAGGATGACCAGGTGGAAACATCTGTGCTCACTGGTACAGGAATGTATTTTCCTTGGCTTCAGAAGCATTTAGAAACTGTAG TGActggagggaaaaagaagaaagattttgcTCAGACAACAAGTGcttgtttaaattttatccaAGAAGCCCTTCTGAAGCACGAGTGGCAGCAAGCTGCAGAGTATATGAACAGCTGTTTGCAGATCTTGAAAGATTCAGACACCTACAAAAAGCATGCTGCACCAGAG GTTACTTGGAGACTTGGAAGTGAAATTCTCTTTTATCATCCCAAAAGCAATGTGGAGACTTTCAATACCTTTGCTGACCGGATGAAAAATATTGGTGTCCTGAATTATGTAAAG ATCTCCTTACAACATGCATTGTACCTTATGCATCATGGAATGCTTGAGGATGCAAACAGAAATCTAAGTCAGGCAGAGACATGGAGATATGGTGAAAAATCGTCTTCCCAGGAAATATTAATCAACCTTGTTCAGGCCTACAAAGGGCTTTTGCAGTATTATACATGGTCCAAAAAGAAAGCTGAATTGTCAAAGCTTGATGAGtga